Proteins from a single region of Sesamum indicum cultivar Zhongzhi No. 13 linkage group LG5, S_indicum_v1.0, whole genome shotgun sequence:
- the LOC105162117 gene encoding cytochrome P450 81D11-like — protein sequence MEISWLYALLSLFLLSLVLKFSSKPKRKLPPSPVPALPVLGHLHFLKFPLHRTIHKLSQQLGPIFSLRFGNRLMVAVSSPAIVEECFTKNDIVLANRPRFIIGKYVGYNYTILVGSNYGEHWRNLRRLTTVEIFSTARLNVFQSIRHDENKLLLKQLYGKSCQDFARVELRSLLSELTFNVIMRMVAGKRYSGEDEENDEAKQFREIIDKVLILAGVSNPGDFFPVFRWIDYKGYEKTWTSVTGKLDTFLQGLIDEHKRDKSRNTMIDHLLSLQESEPEYYTDVIIKGIIMNMLLAGTDTSGVTIEWAMSALLNHPEKLDKAKAEIDNLIGNNRVVNESDLSKLPYLQNVILETFRLFPAVPLLVPHEASADCTLGGYDIPRGTIILVNAWAIHRDPLVWDDPTSFNPERFEGAGEVGPTKLLPFGMGRRSCPGNGLANRVVGLVIASLIQCFEWQRVDDSLVDLTEGEGLSMPKLTPLEARCRARDVLHKLLAEPSRN from the exons ATGGAAATAAGCTGGCTATACGCTCTCCTCTCACTCTTCCTTCTCTCCCTAGTGTTGAAGTTTTCatcaaaaccaaaaagaaaactcCCACCAAGTCCAGTGCCAGCACTTCCTGTATTAGGCCACCTTCACTTCCTCAAATTCCCACTTCATCGCACCATTCACAAGCTCTCTCAACAATTAGGACCTATCTTCTCACTTCGTTTCGGCAACCGCCTCATGGTGGCTGTCTCTTCCCCGGCCATCGTGGAGGAGTGCTTCACCAAGAATGACATCGTGCTAGCCAACCGCCCCCGGTTTATCATAGGCAAATACGTCGGCTACAACTACACAATCCTGGTTGGTTCTAACTATGGTGAGCATTGGCGCAACCTTCGCCGCCTGACCACTGTCGAAATATTCTCCACAGCTCGCCTCAATGTGTTTCAGTCCATCAGACAtgacgaaaacaaacttttgttGAAACAGCTCTATGGAAAGTCATGCCAAGACTTTGCAAGAGTTGAACTCAGGTCTTTGTTGTCTGAGCTAACATTCAATGTTATCATGAGAATGGTGGCTGGGAAGCGGTATTCCGGTGAGGACGAGGAAAATGATGAGGCGAAGCAATTTAGAGAGATCATAGATAAGGTTCTTATACTAGCTGGTGTGTCGAACCCCGGAGATTTCTTCCCAGTGTTCAGATGGATTGACTATAAAGGTTATGAGAAGACTTGGACGAGCGTTACTGGAAAACTGGATACTTTCTTGCAAGGTTTGATTGATGAACACAAAAGAGATAAGAGTAGGAATACAATGATAGATCATTTGCTCTCTTTGCAAGAATCAGAGCCTGAGTACTACACAGATGTCATCATCAAAGGGATTATAATG AATATGCTACTTGCCGGGACAGACACATCAGGAGTGACCATAGAATGGGCAATGTCTGCTCTACTAAATCACCCCGAAAAGTTGGACAAGGCCAAGGCTGAGATAGATAATCTTATTGGCAACAATCGTGTCGTTAATGAATCAGACTTGTCCAAGCTTCCGTATCTCCAAAATGTTATCTTGGAGACGTTTCGTTTATTCCCTGCAGTACCATTACTAGTACCACATGAAGCATCGGCTGATTGCACGCTCGGTGGATATGACATACCGCGTGGCACGATCATACTAGTAAATGCTTGGGCCATTCACCGAGACCCCTTAGTCTGGGATGATCCCACAAGTTTCAATCCCGAGCGTTTTGAAGGAGCAGGAGAAGTTGGACCCACGAAGCTGTTGCCGTTCGGGATGGGAAGAAGGTCATGCCCGGGCAACGGCTTAGCGAATCGGGTCGTTGGCTTAGTCATAGCGTCTCTAATACAATGCTTTGAGTGGCAAAGGGTTGACGATTCCTTGGTAGATTTAACAGAAGGAGAAGGGCTTTCCATGCCTAAACTCACACCATTGGAGGCCAGGTGCAGGGCACGTGATGTGCTTCATAAACTTCTAGCTGAGCCATCTCGAAATTAA